A genomic stretch from Mycobacterium malmoense includes:
- the tal gene encoding transaldolase, whose translation MTSQNPNLAALSAAGVSVWLDDLSRERLQSGNLQELIDTKSVVGVTTNPSIFQKAFAEGHAYDGQIAELAERGADVDATVRTVTTDDVRTACDVLAREWEASDGVDGRVSIEVDPRLAEKTDKTIAQAVELWKIVDRPNLFIKIPATKAGLPAITAVLAEGISVNVTLIFSVERHRHVMDAYLAGLEKAREAGHDVSKIHSVASFFVSRVDTEVDKRLEKIGSADALALRGQAGVANARLAYAAYQEVFENGDRYRALKADGARVQRPLWASTGVKNPDYADTLYVTELVAPNTVNTMPEKTIDAVADHGVIKGDTVTGTGPAAQELFDKLQKVGIDLTDVFVVLEKEGVDKFVESWTELLEETQKQLGSAAK comes from the coding sequence ATGACCAGTCAGAACCCTAACCTCGCGGCGCTATCCGCCGCCGGGGTGTCCGTTTGGCTGGATGACTTGTCGCGGGAGCGGCTGCAGTCGGGCAACCTACAGGAGCTGATCGACACCAAAAGCGTTGTCGGCGTGACCACCAACCCGTCAATCTTCCAGAAGGCGTTCGCGGAGGGCCATGCCTACGACGGCCAGATCGCCGAGCTTGCCGAGCGTGGCGCCGACGTCGACGCCACCGTGCGCACCGTCACCACCGACGACGTGCGCACCGCGTGCGACGTGCTGGCGCGCGAGTGGGAGGCCTCCGACGGGGTCGACGGCCGGGTGTCCATCGAGGTCGACCCGCGGCTGGCCGAGAAGACCGACAAGACCATCGCGCAGGCCGTCGAGCTGTGGAAGATCGTCGACCGGCCGAACCTGTTCATCAAGATTCCGGCGACCAAGGCCGGACTTCCGGCCATCACCGCCGTTCTGGCGGAAGGGATTTCGGTCAACGTCACGCTGATCTTCTCCGTCGAACGGCACCGGCACGTGATGGACGCCTACCTGGCCGGGCTGGAAAAGGCCCGCGAGGCCGGACACGACGTGTCCAAGATTCATTCGGTCGCATCGTTTTTCGTGTCCCGGGTGGACACCGAGGTCGACAAGCGGCTGGAGAAGATCGGCTCGGCCGACGCGCTGGCGCTGCGCGGCCAGGCCGGTGTGGCCAACGCCCGGCTGGCCTACGCCGCCTACCAGGAGGTCTTCGAGAACGGCGATCGCTACCGCGCGCTCAAGGCCGACGGCGCCCGGGTGCAGCGCCCGCTGTGGGCGTCGACGGGGGTCAAGAATCCCGACTACGCCGACACCCTCTACGTCACCGAGCTGGTCGCGCCCAACACGGTAAACACCATGCCGGAGAAGACGATCGACGCCGTCGCCGATCACGGTGTCATCAAGGGCGACACCGTCACCGGCACCGGGCCGGCCGCGCAAGAGCTCTTCGACAAGCTGCAAAAGGTCGGTATCGACCTGACCGACGTCTTCGTGGTGCTGGAGAAGGAAGGCGTGGACAAGTTCGTGGAGTCCTGGACGGAGCTGCTGGAGGAAACTCAGAAGCAACTGGGTTCCGCCGCCAAATGA
- the tkt gene encoding transketolase yields the protein MTTLEEISALTQPHHPDDWTEIDSAAVDTARVLAADAVQKVGNGHPGTAMSLAPLAYTLFQRVMRHDPSDTHWLGRDRFVLSAGHSSLTLYIQLYLGGFGLELSDIESLRTWGSKTPGHPEFRHTKGVEITTGPLGQGLASAVGMAMASRYERGLFDPDAEPGTSPFDHFIYVIASDGDIEEGVTSEASSLAAVQQLGNLIVFYDHNQISIEDDTDIALCEDTAARYRAYGWHVQEVEGGENVVGIEEAIANARAATDRPSFISLRTIIGYPAPNLMNTGKAHGAALGDEEVAAVKRILGFDPDKTFEVREDVLTHTRGLVARGKEAHERWRPGFEAWAQREPERKALLDRLTAQRLPDGWDDDIPHWEPGSKALATRAASGEVLSAVGPKLPELWGGSADLAGSNNTTMKGADSFGPPSISTKDYTAHWYGRTLHFGIREHAMGAILSGIVLHGPTRAYGGTFLQFSDYMRPAVRLASLMNIDTIYVWTHDSIGLGEDGPTHQPIEHLAALRAIPHLSVVRPADANETAYAWRTILARGNGSGPVGLILTRQGVPVLEGTNFEGVARGGYVLGDDGGPDTDQEPDVVLIATGSEVQLAVEARKLLADKDIVARVVSMPCVEWFESQPEDYRDSVLPPSVSARVAVEAGVAQCWHKLVGDTGRIVSIEHYGESADYKTLFREFGFTAEAVAAAAEQVVDN from the coding sequence GTGACCACACTCGAAGAGATCTCTGCGCTGACCCAACCACACCACCCCGACGACTGGACCGAGATCGATTCGGCTGCGGTCGACACCGCCCGGGTGCTGGCCGCCGACGCCGTCCAAAAGGTCGGCAACGGCCACCCCGGCACGGCGATGAGCCTGGCCCCGCTGGCCTACACCCTGTTTCAGCGTGTGATGCGCCACGACCCCAGTGACACCCACTGGCTGGGCCGCGACCGGTTCGTGTTGTCGGCCGGGCACAGCAGCCTGACGCTCTACATTCAGCTCTACCTCGGCGGGTTCGGCCTGGAGCTGTCCGACATCGAGTCGCTGCGCACCTGGGGATCCAAGACCCCCGGACACCCGGAGTTCCGGCACACCAAGGGCGTTGAGATCACCACCGGCCCGCTCGGCCAGGGCCTGGCGTCGGCGGTCGGGATGGCGATGGCGTCGCGCTACGAGCGCGGCCTCTTCGATCCGGACGCCGAACCGGGAACCAGCCCGTTCGACCACTTCATCTACGTGATCGCCTCCGACGGCGACATCGAGGAGGGCGTGACCTCCGAGGCGTCGTCGCTGGCGGCCGTGCAGCAGCTGGGCAACCTCATCGTGTTCTACGACCACAACCAGATCTCGATCGAGGACGACACCGACATCGCGCTGTGCGAGGACACCGCCGCCCGCTACCGCGCCTACGGCTGGCACGTGCAGGAGGTGGAGGGCGGCGAGAACGTCGTCGGCATCGAGGAGGCCATCGCCAACGCCAGGGCCGCCACCGACCGGCCGTCGTTCATTTCGCTGCGCACCATCATCGGCTATCCGGCGCCCAACCTGATGAACACCGGCAAGGCGCACGGCGCGGCCCTCGGCGACGAGGAGGTCGCGGCCGTCAAGAGGATCCTGGGCTTCGATCCCGACAAGACATTCGAGGTCCGCGAGGACGTCCTCACCCACACCCGGGGGCTGGTGGCCCGCGGCAAGGAGGCCCATGAGCGCTGGCGGCCGGGGTTCGAGGCGTGGGCCCAGCGCGAACCCGAACGCAAGGCGCTGCTGGACCGGCTGACCGCCCAGCGGCTGCCCGACGGCTGGGACGACGACATCCCGCACTGGGAACCCGGATCGAAGGCGCTGGCCACCCGCGCCGCGTCCGGTGAGGTGCTGTCCGCGGTGGGCCCGAAGCTGCCGGAGCTGTGGGGCGGTTCGGCCGACCTGGCGGGCAGCAACAACACCACCATGAAGGGCGCGGATTCCTTTGGCCCGCCGTCGATTTCGACCAAGGACTACACCGCGCACTGGTACGGGCGCACGCTGCACTTCGGTATTCGCGAACACGCGATGGGCGCCATCCTGTCCGGCATCGTGCTGCACGGCCCCACCCGGGCCTACGGCGGCACGTTCCTGCAGTTCTCCGACTACATGCGCCCGGCGGTGCGGCTGGCGTCGCTGATGAACATCGACACCATCTACGTGTGGACGCACGACTCGATCGGGCTCGGCGAGGACGGCCCGACCCATCAGCCGATCGAGCACCTTGCGGCGCTGCGCGCCATCCCCCACCTCTCGGTGGTGCGCCCGGCCGACGCCAACGAGACGGCCTACGCCTGGCGCACGATCCTGGCCCGCGGCAACGGCAGCGGTCCGGTCGGCCTGATCCTGACCCGGCAGGGCGTGCCGGTGCTGGAGGGCACCAACTTTGAGGGCGTCGCCCGGGGCGGATACGTGCTGGGCGACGACGGCGGCCCGGACACCGACCAAGAGCCCGACGTGGTGTTGATCGCCACCGGTTCCGAGGTTCAGCTCGCGGTCGAGGCGCGAAAGCTGTTGGCGGACAAGGATATTGTCGCGCGGGTGGTGTCGATGCCGTGCGTCGAGTGGTTCGAGTCCCAACCCGAGGATTACCGCGATAGCGTGCTACCCCCGTCGGTGTCGGCCCGGGTGGCCGTCGAGGCCGGGGTCGCGCAGTGCTGGCACAAGCTGGTCGGCGACACCGGCAGGATCGTGTCGATCGAGCACTACGGCGAATCCGCCGACTACAAGACGTTGTTCCGTGAGTTTGGCTTTACCGCCGAAGCCGTCGCCGCCGCCGCGGAGCAGGTAGTGGATAACTGA
- a CDS encoding heme o synthase, which translates to MSVRGRVAPSQVPTGMHGGPRGSRAIGTTLAYLALTKPRVIELLLVTAIPAMLLAHRGSVNPLLILNTLIGGMLAAGGANTLNCVADADIDKMMKRTARRPLARAAVPTRNALVLGLVLSVGSFFWLWWTTNLLSGLLAVATIAFYVFVYTLLLKRRTSQNVVWGGAAGCMPVMIGWSAVTDTIGWPALVMFAIIFFWTPPHTWALAMRYKDDYQAAGVPMLPAVATERQVTKQILIYTWLTVLATLVLALATGWLYAAVAVVAGVWFLTMAHQLYAGVRAGEPVKPLRLFLQSNNYLAVVFCALAIDSASALPTLF; encoded by the coding sequence GTGAGCGTTCGCGGGCGCGTCGCGCCGAGCCAAGTACCGACCGGAATGCACGGCGGCCCGAGGGGGAGCCGGGCGATCGGTACGACGCTGGCTTACCTGGCGCTGACCAAGCCGCGGGTCATTGAGCTGCTGCTGGTCACCGCGATACCCGCCATGCTGCTCGCCCACCGCGGCAGCGTGAACCCGCTGCTGATCCTCAACACGCTGATCGGCGGGATGCTGGCCGCCGGCGGCGCCAACACGCTCAACTGCGTGGCCGACGCCGACATCGACAAGATGATGAAGCGGACCGCGCGCCGGCCGCTGGCGCGGGCCGCGGTGCCGACGCGAAACGCCCTGGTGCTGGGGCTGGTGCTCAGCGTGGGCTCGTTCTTCTGGCTGTGGTGGACGACGAACCTGCTGTCGGGACTGCTGGCCGTCGCCACCATCGCCTTCTATGTGTTCGTCTACACGCTGCTGCTCAAGCGGCGCACGTCGCAAAACGTCGTGTGGGGCGGTGCGGCCGGCTGCATGCCGGTGATGATCGGCTGGTCGGCGGTCACCGACACGATCGGCTGGCCGGCGTTGGTGATGTTCGCGATCATCTTCTTCTGGACGCCGCCGCACACCTGGGCCCTGGCGATGCGCTACAAGGACGACTACCAGGCGGCCGGCGTGCCGATGCTGCCGGCCGTGGCGACCGAGCGCCAGGTCACCAAGCAGATCCTGATCTACACCTGGCTGACGGTGCTGGCCACGCTGGTGCTGGCGCTGGCCACCGGCTGGCTGTACGCGGCGGTCGCCGTGGTGGCCGGGGTGTGGTTCCTGACGATGGCCCATCAGTTGTACGCCGGCGTGCGCGCCGGTGAGCCCGTCAAGCCGCTGCGGTTGTTCCTGCAATCCAACAACTACCTGGCGGTGGTGTTCTGC